A section of the Oryzias melastigma strain HK-1 linkage group LG2, ASM292280v2, whole genome shotgun sequence genome encodes:
- the LOC112160016 gene encoding SLIT and NTRK-like protein 1: protein MLLWIVLLNAALCAAGGNVTRDVCKEQVCSCREVEGDLHIDCEKRSFASLQHLTGPSSHFYHLLLQGNSLSRLFPNEFANFYNAVSLHLESNGLHDIVPGAFLGLQLVKRLHINNNKIRSFRKSTFLGLDDLEYLQADFNLLRDIDPAVFRDLNKLEVLILNDNLISALPTNVFQHVPITHLDLRGNRIKTLPYEGVLEQIPGIVEVLLEDNPWDCSCELLSLKEWLENIPRDALIGRVVCEAPTRLQGSDLNETSEADLCPSQSGIDTSLVAPPTQEEASQPTPYKPTPGGHGPRSRSKSRENWQLKTKPTASAAGEGREPLRNASCPQPCSCRSVGTRRGLGVNCEGKKLESLSNLKPKPLSAHELNMRDNNIHAVKRNQLLGFSSLHLLDLGGNNIKGIDNGTFQNQSELRWLYLDKNYLDALVAEMFVGLGNLEYLSLEYNNIQLVAAGAFSPMPNLGVLLLNNNLLKSLPVNAFLGISLSKISLHNNYFPHLPVAGVLDQLSSIVQVDLHGNPWDCSCTIVPFKQWTEKLGPDAIVSDLKCESPERFWKRDFRFVRNDLLCPHRTPPTPLSKAFTQESGTRSNSYLEPNRVSISVLVPGLLLVFVTSAFTVVGMLVFILRNRKRSKRREGNSSASEINSLQTVCDSSYWHSGPYHADGSAHRGFDCSAHLSAANDA from the coding sequence atgctgctttggaTCGTGCTGCTGAATGCGGCTCTCTGCGCGGCTGGCGGGAACGTGACGCGGGACGTGTGCAAGGAGCAGGTGTGCTCGTGCAGGGAGGTGGAGGGGGACCTGCACATCGACTGCGAGAAGAGGAGCTTCGCCAGCCTGCAGCACCTCACCGGCCCCAGCTCGCACTTCTATCACCTGCTGCTGCAGGGGAACTCGCTGTCCAGGCTGTTCCCCAACGAGTTCGCCAACTTCTACAACGCCGTCAGCCTCCACCTGGAGAGCAACGGCCTGCACGACATCGTCCCGGGGGCGTTCCTGGGGCTTCAGCTGGTCAAGCGGCTGCacatcaacaacaacaagatccgCTCGTTCCGGAAGAGCACGTTTCTGGGGCTGGACGACCTGGAGTACCTGCAGGCGGACTTCAACCTGCTGCGGGACATCGACCCGGCCGTGTTCAGGGACCTGAACAAACTTGAAGTGCTGATCCTCAACGACAACCTCATCAGCGCGCTGCCCACCAACGTGTTCCAGCACGTGCCCATCACGCACCTGGACCTGCGCGGGAACCGGATCAAGACGTTGCCTTATGAGGGGGTGCTGGAGCAGATCCCCGGGATCGTGGAGGTGCTGCTGGAGGACAACCCGTGGGACTGCAGCTGCGAGCTGCTGTCCCTGAAGGAGTGGCTGGAGAACATTCCGCGCGACGCGCTCATCGGGAGGGTCGTGTGCGAGGCGCCCACGCGCCTGCAGGGCAGCGACCTGAACGAGACGTCGGAGGCCGACCTGTGCCCCTCGCAGAGCGGCATCGACACCAGCCTCGTCGCCCCCCCGACGCAGGAGGAGGCCTCGCAGCCCACGCCTTACAAGCCCACGCCCGGGGGCCACGGGCCCCGGAGCCGCTCCAAGTCTCGCGAGAACTGGCAGCTGAAGACCAAACCCACCGCGTCGGCGGCAGGTGAGGGCAGGGAGCCGCTGCGCAACGCCAGCTGCCCGCAGCCGTGCAGCTGCAGGTCCGTGGGCACGCGCAGGGGGCTGGGGGTCAACTGCGAGGGCAAGAAGCTGGAGAGCCTCTCCAACCTGAAGCCCAAGCCCCTGAGCGCGCACGAGCTAAACATGCGCGACAACAACATCCACGCGGTGAAGCGCAACCAGCTGCTCGGCTTCTCCAGCCTGCACCTGCTCGACCTGGGCGGGAACAACATCAAGGGGATCGACAACGGAACCTtccagaaccagagcgagctgcgctGGCTCTACCTGGATAAGAACTACCTGGACGCGCTGGTGGCGGAGATGTTCGTGGGGCTGGGGAACCTGGAATACCTGAGTTTGGAATACAACAACATCCAGCTGGTGGCGGCGGGGGCCTTCAGCCCCATGCCGAACCTGGGGGTTCTGCTGCTCAACAACAACCTGCTCAAGTCTTTGCCCGTCAACGCCTTTCTGGGGATTTCTTTATCCAAGATCAGCCTGCACAACAACTACTTCCCGCACCTGCCCGTGGCCGGCGTGCTGGACCAGCTCAGCTCCATCGTGCAGGTGGACCTGCACGGGAACCCGTGGGATTGCTCGTGCACCATCGTGCCCTTCAAGCAGTGGACGGAGAAGCTGGGCCCGGACGCCATCGTCAGCGACCTGAAGTGCGAGTCCCCGGAGCGCTTCTGGAAGCGGGACTTCCGCTTCGTGCGCAACGACCTGCTGTGCCCGCACCGGACCCCGCCGACGCCGCTCTCCAAGGCCTTCACGCAGGAGTCGGGCACGCGCTCGAACTCCTATCTGGAGCCCAACCGGGTGTCCATCTCGGTGCTGGTGCCGGGCCTGCTGCTGGTGTTCGTCACGTCCGCGTTCACGGTGGTGGGCATGCTCGTGTTCATCCTGCGCAACCGCAAGCGCTCGAAGCGGCGCGAGGGCAACTCGTCCGCGTCCGAGATCAACTCGCTGCAGACGGTGTGCGACTCTTCCTACTGGCACAGCGGGCCCTACCACGCGGACGGGAGCGCGCACCGGGGCTTCGACTGCAGCGCGCACCTCTCCGCCGCAAACGACGCCTGA